From a single Armatimonadota bacterium genomic region:
- a CDS encoding ABC transporter ATP-binding protein translates to MRSFKRTLHFLKPYRLRVIVAVLLTLGVTVLQILPPRIFQLAIDQAIAPAVRANRALADLDKKVLAEKITPVQREAQQPALKKTRDQDAPRILLLIAAGLAVVIVLRNVLSFFLHTSLTWIGHRFCFDLRFATWRHLHRLSLAYHNQTQVGKIMSRVTGDIEMIQNLIQGQLVTFLSDLVTLTAVLGMLFTIEWRLAAIIIGLVPFYVVAYLMFLKHIREVSQEQRRLWDEMLGKLAEKIAGIGVVKAFVRERAETENFMVSVRAKFNVDMRQVHLNRRLGLVSGTISALGTGAVYAYGGHLVQVGELTTGMLVAITFYIGYIFNPAVRVVDFNNGLQWAVAAMDRVFETLDTRPEIEDKPGAPDLPPFEREVVFENVSFAYVEEKPIVEGFTLRVRAGETIALVGHSGAGKTTLMNLLMRFYDPTRGRITLDGHDLRDIRLESLRRQVSMVAQESVIFSVSILENVKYGKKDAGDAEAIAACKAADLDEFVMELPDGYETMIGEDGIKLSGGQKQRLALARALVTNPRVLILDDVTSALDGETEARVQESLKQVMSGRTTFIISHRLSSVVEADRIVVFDEGRIADIGTHAELVSRPGLYRDIYEEQFRSALEGVGG, encoded by the coding sequence CGATCGACCAGGCAATCGCTCCTGCCGTCAGGGCCAACCGTGCGCTCGCCGACCTCGACAAGAAGGTCCTGGCCGAGAAGATCACCCCCGTCCAGCGCGAAGCTCAGCAGCCGGCGCTCAAGAAGACGCGCGATCAAGACGCACCCCGAATCCTTCTGCTGATTGCTGCCGGGCTCGCCGTCGTGATCGTGCTGCGGAACGTACTGAGCTTCTTCCTTCATACATCGCTCACCTGGATCGGCCATCGCTTCTGTTTCGACCTTCGGTTCGCCACTTGGCGGCACCTCCATCGACTCTCCCTGGCCTATCACAACCAAACCCAGGTCGGCAAGATCATGTCGCGCGTCACGGGCGACATCGAGATGATCCAGAACCTGATCCAGGGCCAGTTGGTGACCTTCTTGAGCGATTTGGTCACGCTCACCGCCGTTCTTGGCATGTTGTTCACGATCGAATGGCGGCTGGCGGCGATCATCATCGGTCTTGTGCCGTTCTATGTCGTTGCCTACCTGATGTTCCTCAAACACATCCGCGAGGTGAGCCAGGAACAGAGGCGGCTCTGGGACGAAATGCTCGGCAAGCTCGCTGAGAAGATCGCCGGAATCGGTGTTGTCAAGGCGTTCGTGCGAGAGCGGGCCGAAACCGAGAACTTCATGGTCAGCGTTCGCGCCAAGTTCAACGTGGACATGCGCCAGGTCCATCTGAACCGCCGTTTGGGCCTCGTCTCGGGCACGATCAGCGCGCTCGGCACAGGCGCGGTCTATGCCTATGGCGGGCATCTGGTGCAGGTGGGCGAGTTGACCACCGGCATGCTGGTCGCGATCACCTTCTACATCGGCTATATCTTCAACCCGGCGGTTCGAGTGGTGGACTTCAACAACGGGCTTCAGTGGGCCGTGGCCGCGATGGACCGGGTCTTCGAGACGCTCGACACGAGGCCGGAGATTGAGGACAAGCCCGGCGCGCCGGACCTGCCGCCCTTCGAGCGCGAGGTCGTGTTCGAAAACGTTTCCTTCGCCTATGTGGAGGAGAAGCCCATCGTGGAGGGCTTCACGCTGCGAGTGAGAGCCGGCGAGACGATCGCCCTCGTGGGTCACAGCGGAGCGGGAAAGACCACGCTCATGAACCTGCTGATGCGCTTTTATGACCCAACGCGAGGCCGGATCACGTTGGACGGCCACGACCTTAGGGACATCCGGTTGGAATCGCTCAGGCGTCAGGTGAGCATGGTGGCCCAGGAGTCGGTGATCTTCTCGGTCAGCATCCTGGAGAACGTCAAGTACGGCAAGAAGGACGCCGGGGACGCGGAGGCCATTGCCGCCTGCAAAGCCGCCGATCTCGACGAATTTGTGATGGAGCTGCCCGACGGCTACGAGACGATGATCGGCGAGGACGGAATCAAGCTTTCGGGCGGCCAGAAGCAGCGGCTGGCGCTTGCGCGCGCCCTGGTGACGAACCCACGGGTGCTGATCCTCGACGACGTGACCAGCGCGCTCGATGGTGAGACCGAGGCGCGGGTCCAGGAATCGCTCAAGCAGGTGATGAGCGGGCGGACCACGTTCATCATTTCGCACCGGCTCTCGTCCGTGGTGGAAGCCGATCGGATCGTGGTGTTCGACGAGGGGCGAATCGCGGATATCGGGACTCATGCCGAGCTGGTAAGCCGCCCCGGACTCTATCGCGATATCTACGAAGAGCAGTTCCGGAGCGCGCTGGAGGGGGTTGGGGGGTAG
- a CDS encoding nitroreductase family protein has translation MELSALLAGHRSIRKYKPTPVPPDLIEKVCHEAIIGASSSGNLNSVSMVLTTDGTRKQRLYELHSEQEMIRQAPLLITFCADWWRTREWLRLRGAKDNFNNFLGYHVAAYDAMILAQNVCLGFENAGLGICYMGTTLFHLKDIGELLELPETVIPVTTIVVGHPDEDPPKRDRLPLRAFVHHETYRKPDTAEIDDVYAEREVKGWERYMAYPELERMAKELGITTLAQFYTSEIKYDPVYFQECSERIRTELEAKGFLP, from the coding sequence GTGGAACTCTCTGCGCTGCTCGCCGGCCACCGCTCGATCCGAAAGTACAAACCGACCCCCGTTCCGCCAGACTTGATCGAAAAGGTCTGCCATGAGGCGATCATCGGGGCATCGTCCTCGGGCAACCTGAACTCCGTCTCGATGGTTCTCACCACAGACGGGACGCGCAAGCAAAGGCTGTACGAACTTCATTCCGAGCAAGAGATGATCCGGCAGGCTCCGCTGCTAATCACCTTCTGCGCGGACTGGTGGCGGACCCGAGAGTGGCTGCGGTTGCGCGGCGCGAAGGACAACTTCAACAACTTCCTGGGCTACCACGTCGCAGCCTATGACGCCATGATCCTCGCGCAGAATGTGTGTCTGGGCTTTGAAAACGCTGGACTGGGAATCTGCTATATGGGCACGACCCTGTTCCATCTCAAGGACATTGGCGAGCTTCTGGAACTCCCCGAGACCGTCATCCCGGTAACGACAATTGTCGTGGGCCACCCGGACGAGGACCCGCCCAAACGTGACCGCCTACCCTTGCGCGCGTTCGTTCATCACGAAACCTACCGAAAGCCCGACACCGCCGAGATCGACGACGTCTACGCCGAGCGCGAGGTCAAAGGTTGGGAGCGCTATATGGCCTATCCTGAACTCGAGCGGATGGCGAAGGAGCTCGGCATCACGACGCTGGCCCAGTTCTACACCAGCGAGATCAAATACGACCCTGTCTACTTCCAGGAGTGCTCTGAGAGGATCCGCACGGAGCTGGAAGCGAAAGGGTTCCTACCCTGA
- a CDS encoding photosynthetic reaction center cytochrome c subunit has translation MLTRTISWTALAVASLSFTTISQPQQAQNPTADQVFKDIESFKGVPAKDLIPAMQFMAASLKVKCTFCHDPKDYAAPHKNKTVTRKMITIQRDINAKYFNNRLEVTCNSCHGGAEHPAGTPIPAQVNMRHPRLENPPAPQDVLQKYLKAVGKAPPLLTFTGTQTAPSEGEKPTTETVEYIMAADGRFRVASPSAKFGFDGKQVWRDAYPLMDEPAAIYARIGRSWRGDNAFAGLDRISVAGKEKLGKADTIVLRGLRTATGSNEELYFDAKSGLLSRFVSVTRSTIGMVISVYDYSNYKTVGGAKVPMNLSVTFAGGEVWEMKFKSGKASETVNDSVFVLPRGE, from the coding sequence ATGCTCACGAGGACCATCTCCTGGACCGCGCTGGCCGTCGCAAGCCTCTCTTTCACCACGATCAGCCAACCCCAGCAGGCTCAAAACCCGACAGCCGATCAAGTTTTCAAAGATATCGAGTCCTTTAAGGGCGTGCCCGCCAAGGACTTGATCCCGGCGATGCAGTTCATGGCGGCCTCGCTCAAGGTCAAGTGTACGTTCTGTCACGACCCCAAGGATTACGCTGCCCCGCACAAGAACAAAACCGTCACGCGGAAGATGATCACGATTCAGCGCGACATCAACGCCAAGTACTTCAACAACCGCCTCGAGGTGACGTGCAACAGCTGTCACGGCGGCGCGGAGCACCCGGCCGGCACCCCGATTCCGGCCCAGGTGAACATGCGACACCCCAGGCTGGAGAACCCTCCCGCACCGCAAGATGTCTTGCAGAAATACCTCAAAGCCGTCGGCAAAGCGCCACCCCTCTTGACCTTCACGGGCACTCAGACGGCGCCCTCAGAAGGCGAAAAGCCGACGACGGAGACCGTCGAGTACATCATGGCGGCGGACGGACGGTTCCGCGTGGCCTCGCCGAGCGCCAAATTCGGGTTCGACGGCAAACAGGTCTGGCGCGACGCCTACCCCCTGATGGACGAGCCCGCTGCCATCTACGCCCGGATTGGCCGCTCCTGGCGAGGAGACAACGCCTTCGCGGGGCTCGACCGCATCAGCGTCGCCGGCAAGGAGAAGCTCGGCAAGGCCGACACCATCGTGTTGCGCGGCCTGAGGACGGCAACGGGCTCGAACGAAGAGCTTTATTTCGACGCGAAGTCGGGCCTTCTATCCCGGTTCGTCAGCGTCACCAGAAGCACGATCGGGATGGTGATTTCGGTTTACGACTATTCGAACTACAAGACGGTCGGCGGCGCCAAGGTCCCCATGAACCTGAGCGTGACCTTTGCCGGGGGCGAGGTCTGGGAGATGAAATTCAAGTCGGGTAAGGCGTCCGAGACCGTGAACGACTCGGTTTTTGTGCTGCCAAGAGGTGAGTAG
- a CDS encoding DinB family protein, which yields MSAIQRYRDWFEQERDSNQKMLSMIRSVPVSARSDARFSQALQLAGHLAACRENWLDRMLGDGTNQGDWWPESVDIESLPGRFEVLEEAWSIYLKDLADDRLDMDFEFPVQGGAYRWNIEGQIMQMVGHGFYHRGQIALLVQQLGGEPVDTDYLYWAFQQQPDRWKRLP from the coding sequence ATGTCGGCCATTCAGCGCTATCGCGATTGGTTTGAGCAGGAGCGCGACTCGAACCAGAAGATGCTGTCGATGATCCGGTCGGTGCCGGTATCGGCGCGGTCCGACGCGAGGTTCTCCCAAGCGTTGCAGCTCGCGGGGCACCTTGCCGCATGTAGGGAGAACTGGCTGGACCGAATGTTAGGGGACGGCACGAACCAAGGAGATTGGTGGCCGGAGAGCGTGGACATTGAGAGCTTGCCCGGCCGTTTTGAGGTCCTTGAGGAAGCTTGGTCCATCTATTTGAAGGACCTGGCCGACGACCGATTGGACATGGACTTCGAATTTCCGGTGCAAGGCGGGGCGTACCGCTGGAATATCGAGGGCCAGATCATGCAGATGGTTGGGCACGGCTTCTACCACCGTGGCCAGATCGCGCTTCTTGTCCAGCAGCTCGGCGGCGAACCGGTAGACACAGACTATCTGTACTGGGCGTTCCAGCAGCAGCCAGACCGCTGGAAGCGGCTGCCCTAA
- a CDS encoding type VI secretion system tube protein Hcp — protein sequence MPIYMKYDGIDGEVMDPVMPGAIDVMSFSWGVSNAGSSGGGGGGGAGKASFSDLSIMSTVSKASPKLFLHCCSGKHIKNAVLSCRKAGERPVEYLRITMEDVMITGFQEGGDAHSIPTESISMNFAKIEMKYFYQKPDGQTEVHRAGWDLKQNKGF from the coding sequence ATGCCGATTTATATGAAATACGACGGAATTGACGGCGAAGTCATGGATCCCGTGATGCCAGGGGCGATCGACGTCATGTCCTTTAGCTGGGGTGTGAGCAACGCAGGATCTAGCGGCGGAGGAGGCGGTGGCGGCGCAGGCAAAGCGAGCTTCTCCGACCTGAGCATCATGTCCACAGTCAGCAAGGCCTCGCCGAAGCTGTTCCTGCACTGCTGTTCGGGAAAGCACATCAAGAATGCCGTGTTGTCGTGCAGGAAGGCCGGCGAAAGGCCCGTGGAGTACCTGCGCATCACGATGGAAGACGTCATGATCACCGGTTTCCAAGAGGGCGGCGATGCGCATAGCATCCCCACAGAGTCCATCTCGATGAACTTCGCGAAGATCGAGATGAAGTACTTCTATCAGAAGCCGGACGGCCAGACGGAAGTCCACCGTGCCGGTTGGGACCTAAAGCAGAACAAGGGATTCTAG
- a CDS encoding CAAX prenyl protease-related protein, which produces MSTKRIAIPEWFPYVLPMGLFLGITFLEGSFEKDYVTVYFIKMALVVLALIYAKATWKDIRWDPKVLPVAIVTGLVMFGMWVGIENTVNYSHMGERTGYNPWEKIEDDGLRSAFFAVRFFGLVLLVPFMEELFWRSFGLRYASVPDWQNQPVGFFNQTGAVMTCGIFALAHPEWLVALIFSIAMTVLIHRTKSVFACFVAHLVTNLALGIYVVTQHAWHFW; this is translated from the coding sequence TTGAGCACAAAGCGCATCGCCATTCCGGAGTGGTTTCCTTACGTGTTGCCCATGGGGCTTTTCTTGGGCATCACGTTTCTCGAAGGCTCGTTTGAGAAGGACTACGTCACGGTCTATTTCATCAAGATGGCCCTTGTGGTCCTGGCATTGATCTACGCCAAGGCCACCTGGAAGGACATCCGCTGGGATCCCAAAGTGCTGCCCGTGGCCATCGTTACCGGCCTGGTGATGTTCGGTATGTGGGTTGGCATCGAGAACACGGTCAACTACTCCCATATGGGCGAGCGCACCGGTTACAACCCCTGGGAGAAGATCGAGGATGACGGGCTCCGGTCGGCGTTCTTTGCGGTTCGCTTCTTCGGCCTGGTTCTGCTGGTCCCCTTTATGGAGGAGCTCTTCTGGCGGTCGTTCGGCCTTCGCTATGCCAGCGTTCCCGATTGGCAGAACCAGCCTGTCGGATTTTTCAACCAGACCGGCGCCGTGATGACCTGCGGCATCTTTGCCCTCGCACACCCCGAATGGCTCGTGGCGCTCATCTTCTCGATCGCCATGACGGTGCTGATCCATAGGACCAAGAGCGTATTCGCCTGTTTCGTCGCGCATCTTGTGACGAACTTGGCGCTGGGAATCTATGTGGTCACCCAGCACGCCTGGCACTTTTGGTAG
- a CDS encoding alpha/beta hydrolase — MASLLLAVLALASMPVGSRTEVTFKGADGLVLQGTLLRPENKKGSTPAVLLLPGSGPTDRDGNQLPTVATNLLKEFAETLASNGFATIRFDKRATKAYAAFFPKDVKAQNDFFAWDKFVGDAKGALRFLSAQKGVDPKRLFIIGHSEGSMIAGQIGHDLNGKSGCPAGLVLMGAPGRPLGPVIREQVLASLNRAKMSAEAQKPYVSFLDEAITLVSQGKNPPPNPPLGMAALFPPSAIKLMQSYFTNDPAMIASAFSGPVLIVQGQKDIQVLAKKDTPRLLAALKARKKGHVEAFVVPSASHNLKQVNNENVEPGFTGPVAPLAIEKVVSWLKARSK; from the coding sequence ATGGCGAGTCTCCTTCTGGCTGTACTTGCATTGGCCTCGATGCCCGTCGGCTCCAGAACGGAAGTCACGTTCAAGGGCGCCGACGGGCTTGTCCTGCAAGGCACGCTACTTCGGCCTGAAAACAAGAAGGGCTCGACCCCTGCTGTGCTTCTCCTCCCTGGATCGGGCCCGACCGATCGCGACGGCAATCAGTTGCCGACGGTGGCGACGAACCTGCTCAAGGAGTTCGCCGAAACCCTTGCGTCGAACGGCTTTGCCACTATTCGGTTTGACAAGCGAGCCACCAAAGCCTATGCGGCATTCTTCCCGAAGGACGTCAAGGCACAGAACGACTTCTTTGCCTGGGACAAGTTCGTTGGTGATGCGAAAGGCGCGCTGAGGTTCCTTTCGGCTCAGAAGGGCGTCGATCCCAAAAGGCTGTTCATCATCGGCCACAGCGAGGGCAGCATGATCGCGGGGCAGATCGGCCACGATTTGAACGGCAAATCCGGCTGCCCCGCAGGGCTTGTCCTGATGGGCGCTCCGGGCAGGCCGCTGGGGCCCGTCATTCGCGAGCAGGTTCTGGCGAGTTTGAACCGGGCCAAGATGTCAGCCGAGGCTCAAAAACCCTATGTGAGCTTCCTGGATGAGGCGATCACACTCGTCAGCCAGGGAAAGAACCCGCCGCCGAACCCGCCGCTCGGCATGGCCGCGCTCTTTCCTCCCAGCGCGATCAAGCTCATGCAGTCGTACTTCACCAACGATCCCGCCATGATCGCGTCGGCTTTCAGCGGACCCGTATTGATCGTGCAGGGGCAGAAAGACATCCAGGTGCTTGCGAAAAAGGACACGCCGAGATTGCTGGCGGCGCTCAAGGCTCGAAAGAAGGGCCATGTCGAGGCGTTCGTTGTGCCGAGCGCAAGCCACAACCTGAAGCAAGTCAACAACGAAAACGTGGAGCCTGGGTTCACCGGGCCCGTCGCGCCGTTGGCCATCGAGAAGGTCGTGAGCTGGCTGAAGGCGCGCTCCAAGTAG
- a CDS encoding FkbM family methyltransferase, producing MKRRLKKALYVGLSRFATRVKAGPLEGCRWTLFSGIRFVRGDFEPRKTAAVVGNLHPGDVFWDIGGNVGYFTVIASKAVGDKGKVVTLEPSPVNLAFLRRNLKLNRCRNVDLLPMAAGPKQDRLRLDTSTGRGTHHITEEGDTVVAVDSVDGLIAKGKPAPSFIKIDVEGFEESVLDGMTDTLSKRKPLLLLAVHSPEIEARTREKLATFGYSLSERLSESKGDEELLYAPHTSA from the coding sequence GTGAAACGCAGGCTCAAGAAAGCACTCTATGTCGGATTGTCGCGATTCGCGACGCGTGTCAAGGCCGGCCCCCTGGAAGGCTGTCGCTGGACATTGTTCAGCGGCATTCGGTTCGTGCGGGGCGATTTTGAGCCCAGGAAGACGGCCGCGGTTGTCGGCAACCTCCATCCCGGCGACGTGTTTTGGGACATCGGAGGCAACGTGGGCTATTTCACGGTGATCGCCTCCAAAGCCGTCGGGGACAAGGGCAAAGTGGTAACGCTCGAGCCAAGCCCGGTTAACCTGGCCTTCCTTCGAAGAAACCTCAAGCTCAATCGCTGCAGGAATGTGGACCTTCTTCCGATGGCGGCAGGCCCAAAGCAAGACCGCCTGCGCTTGGACACCAGCACCGGCCGCGGGACCCATCACATCACGGAGGAGGGCGACACGGTGGTGGCCGTGGACTCCGTGGACGGCCTGATCGCCAAGGGCAAGCCCGCGCCCAGCTTCATCAAGATTGACGTCGAGGGATTTGAAGAGAGCGTATTGGACGGCATGACGGACACGCTATCGAAGCGCAAGCCCCTGCTGTTGCTCGCCGTCCATAGCCCCGAAATAGAGGCCCGGACGCGAGAGAAGCTCGCCACCTTCGGATACTCGCTCTCGGAGAGGCTCTCTGAATCCAAAGGGGATGAAGAGCTGCTCTACGCCCCACACACAAGCGCCTGA
- a CDS encoding AAA family ATPase has product MKPFIVFVTGAPAAGKSTVCKAILERLDRGVHIPVDDLRTWVAAGLADSVPWTEETERQFQIAEAAASDVAKRYWSAGFTVAVDHCRNLPRLDAVIAEHLDELPVLKVCLTCDLESNLRRNRERTHKDFHHSLLTETIEYLNPRMAEDPPAGWMVVDNRDVLPEEVAARVLALAGEFGTS; this is encoded by the coding sequence ATGAAGCCCTTCATCGTCTTCGTGACCGGCGCGCCGGCTGCCGGCAAGTCGACGGTCTGCAAGGCCATTCTCGAACGCCTCGATCGAGGGGTCCATATCCCGGTTGACGACCTGAGGACTTGGGTTGCCGCCGGCCTTGCCGATTCGGTTCCATGGACCGAGGAAACGGAGCGCCAATTCCAGATCGCCGAAGCCGCCGCCAGCGACGTCGCGAAGCGCTATTGGTCGGCTGGGTTCACCGTGGCCGTCGACCATTGCCGCAACTTGCCGCGCCTCGACGCGGTGATCGCCGAGCATCTTGACGAGCTTCCCGTGTTGAAAGTGTGCCTCACGTGCGACCTCGAGTCCAACCTTCGGCGAAACCGGGAACGGACCCATAAGGACTTCCACCATAGCCTGCTCACCGAAACGATCGAGTACCTGAACCCGCGCATGGCCGAGGACCCGCCCGCGGGCTGGATGGTCGTCGACAACCGGGACGTCCTTCCGGAAGAGGTTGCAGCGCGGGTGTTGGCGCTGGCGGGAGAGTTCGGAACTAGTTGA
- a CDS encoding prepilin-type N-terminal cleavage/methylation domain-containing protein, whose product MTRRAFTLIELLVVIAIIAILAAILFPVFAQAKDAAKKAACISNTKQVGLAAIMYAGDYDDTLPRHDNNGSCLYTGQAAGGGICDYPDWGDFRFPVVGNTSTAGRGVMYFGAIEPYHKNTQISICPKLGNTDWATVFSPAGSGSLGITPPTAGYVTVDEPYYYNTMGQMAINLLVIDYGPTASSTNNRPTAPKGNLTLVARPADVIMLVAESSWDWHYGVSTNLGNGSVWPSWPLNSNCYSYTVEGWTRYPHNGKSGAYPEYSVDRATNNPNMQGMAVFAMCDGHAKAMKFTQAEKCVPTPAGQTWNRGTTGSIQHTYYYPNWVPDL is encoded by the coding sequence ATGACGAGACGAGCATTTACGCTCATCGAGCTCTTGGTCGTCATTGCGATCATCGCGATTCTCGCTGCCATCCTGTTCCCCGTCTTCGCTCAAGCCAAGGACGCCGCTAAAAAGGCTGCCTGTATTAGCAACACGAAGCAGGTCGGTCTAGCGGCAATCATGTATGCCGGCGATTACGACGACACGCTCCCCCGCCACGACAACAACGGCTCCTGCCTTTACACGGGCCAGGCTGCTGGTGGCGGTATCTGCGACTATCCCGACTGGGGCGATTTCCGCTTCCCGGTCGTGGGTAACACGTCGACTGCCGGCCGAGGCGTGATGTACTTCGGCGCGATCGAGCCCTATCACAAGAACACTCAGATTTCGATCTGCCCCAAGCTCGGCAACACCGACTGGGCGACCGTGTTCTCGCCCGCCGGTTCCGGTTCGTTGGGTATCACCCCTCCGACCGCCGGCTACGTGACGGTTGACGAACCCTACTACTACAACACGATGGGCCAGATGGCCATCAACCTGTTGGTCATCGACTACGGCCCCACGGCTTCGTCGACCAACAACCGCCCCACGGCGCCGAAGGGCAACCTGACGCTCGTGGCGCGACCCGCAGACGTGATCATGCTCGTCGCGGAATCCTCATGGGACTGGCACTACGGCGTCAGCACCAACCTCGGAAACGGTTCGGTGTGGCCCAGCTGGCCCCTGAACAGCAACTGCTATTCGTACACGGTTGAGGGCTGGACCCGATACCCGCACAATGGCAAGAGCGGCGCCTACCCCGAGTATTCGGTGGACCGCGCGACCAACAACCCCAACATGCAAGGCATGGCCGTGTTCGCAATGTGCGATGGCCACGCCAAGGCAATGAAGTTCACGCAGGCTGAAAAGTGCGTTCCGACGCCCGCCGGCCAGACGTGGAACCGTGGTACGACTGGTTCGATCCAGCACACGTACTACTATCCGAACTGGGTGCCGGACCTCTAA
- a CDS encoding ankyrin repeat domain-containing protein, whose protein sequence is MGKVVGAIIAVVVLGVGIFLFTSMKSPNSAADQKLLLAAQNNDLATVQEALTEGANVNAKMESSKFNQMMGKIDQAYEGYTALHFAVQKHNLDMVKLLVEKKAEINVQDYHKNTPLMVGAAFLNREAVVFLLEKKADPNVRNDRGDTAINLSRKRMGGAKEGQEIEQLLKDAGGQPGVGSGDGPPPPAGGGG, encoded by the coding sequence ATGGGAAAAGTTGTCGGTGCGATCATCGCTGTTGTGGTCCTGGGCGTGGGGATCTTTCTGTTCACGTCGATGAAGTCTCCAAACTCGGCGGCGGATCAGAAGCTCCTTCTGGCCGCTCAGAACAATGATCTGGCCACGGTGCAAGAGGCGCTAACGGAAGGGGCCAACGTCAACGCCAAGATGGAGAGCAGCAAGTTCAACCAAATGATGGGCAAGATCGATCAGGCCTACGAAGGCTACACGGCCCTCCACTTCGCCGTCCAAAAGCACAACTTGGACATGGTGAAGCTTCTGGTCGAAAAAAAGGCTGAGATCAACGTGCAGGACTATCACAAGAATACGCCCCTGATGGTCGGCGCGGCCTTCCTCAATCGTGAAGCGGTGGTCTTTCTGCTTGAAAAGAAAGCGGACCCGAATGTTCGCAACGACCGTGGCGACACGGCGATCAACCTCTCGCGCAAACGAATGGGCGGCGCGAAAGAGGGGCAGGAGATCGAGCAGCTTTTGAAAGACGCGGGCGGCCAGCCGGGCGTGGGTTCGGGCGACGGCCCGCCTCCACCGGCGGGCGGCGGCGGTTAG